A stretch of Acidobacteriota bacterium DNA encodes these proteins:
- a CDS encoding SUMF1/EgtB/PvdO family nonheme iron enzyme, translating to MAELNFDLIPEAETPDGMVYIPAGGAQIAGVGSIPIQGFFIDRLEVTNRQYKAFLDAGGYSKPEFWREPIVKEGRPLSFDDAMQEFKDTTGRPGPATWDLGAFPAGQDDFPVRGVSWYEANAFAAWAGKLLPTVHHWRQAAPPIIFSNILEYSNFSGKGVAKAGEYSGIGPYGTFDMAGNVREWCWNPVGDRRYNLGGAWNTPPYLYQEADAVSPFDRAPINGFRTVKLRTAEPVNAALLGPVTSLTRDYSGEVPVSDREYEIYRRLYDYDASDLKSTVESMDESQEHWRIERVSYAAAYGAERIPAYLFLPKGVAPPYQTVVYFPHSGGDYLSSFEFAEMNYLGFIVRSKRALLLPMYKGSYERKLSKPLSGPNARRDLTVARMKDLRRSVDYLLTRNDVIPDRLAYFGVSLGARLGVIGLAVEPRFRTAVLWSGGFPMGPRVPEIDEINFAPRVKTPVLMLNGRQDFTFPIESSQKPMFKWLGTPEGDKHHGIYDGGHVFPFARIIKDTLDWLDKYLGVPK from the coding sequence ATGGCGGAACTGAACTTCGATCTGATCCCGGAAGCCGAGACGCCTGACGGAATGGTCTACATACCGGCCGGCGGCGCACAAATCGCCGGCGTGGGGTCCATTCCGATCCAGGGGTTCTTCATCGATCGCCTTGAGGTGACCAATCGCCAGTACAAGGCATTCCTCGACGCGGGCGGATACAGCAAGCCCGAGTTCTGGCGCGAGCCGATCGTCAAAGAAGGCCGCCCGCTGTCGTTTGACGACGCGATGCAGGAGTTCAAGGACACAACCGGACGTCCGGGCCCCGCGACCTGGGACCTTGGAGCGTTCCCTGCAGGCCAGGACGACTTCCCCGTCCGCGGCGTGAGCTGGTACGAGGCGAACGCGTTTGCGGCGTGGGCCGGCAAGCTCCTGCCGACCGTTCATCACTGGCGACAAGCGGCGCCGCCGATCATTTTTTCGAACATCCTCGAGTACAGCAACTTCAGCGGCAAGGGAGTGGCCAAAGCCGGGGAGTACTCGGGCATCGGGCCCTATGGCACGTTCGACATGGCCGGCAACGTCCGCGAATGGTGCTGGAATCCGGTCGGGGATCGCCGCTACAACCTCGGCGGCGCGTGGAATACGCCGCCCTATCTCTATCAGGAGGCCGACGCGGTCAGCCCCTTCGATCGCGCACCAATCAACGGATTCCGAACGGTGAAGCTGCGCACCGCCGAGCCGGTCAACGCCGCGCTGCTCGGTCCAGTGACCTCGCTCACGCGCGACTACAGCGGCGAGGTGCCGGTTTCCGATCGTGAGTATGAGATCTACCGGCGGCTCTATGACTACGACGCGTCCGATCTGAAGTCGACGGTGGAATCGATGGACGAATCGCAGGAGCACTGGCGCATCGAACGCGTGAGTTACGCGGCTGCGTATGGAGCCGAACGCATTCCGGCGTATCTCTTCCTGCCGAAGGGTGTCGCACCGCCCTATCAGACCGTCGTGTATTTCCCGCACTCAGGCGGCGATTACCTCAGTTCATTCGAATTTGCCGAAATGAACTATCTCGGGTTCATCGTCCGGAGCAAGCGAGCGCTGCTGCTGCCGATGTACAAGGGCAGCTACGAGCGCAAACTATCGAAGCCGCTTTCGGGACCCAACGCACGGCGCGATCTGACGGTGGCGCGCATGAAGGATCTCCGCCGGTCGGTGGACTATCTCCTGACGCGGAACGATGTCATTCCGGATCGACTGGCCTACTTTGGCGTGAGCCTGGGCGCGCGACTGGGCGTGATCGGCCTGGCTGTGGAGCCGCGGTTCCGCACGGCCGTCTTGTGGTCAGGGGGCTTTCCGATGGGACCGAGAGTTCCGGAGATTGACGAAATCAACTTCGCGCCGCGCGTGAAGACGCCCGTCCTGATGCTCAACGGCCGGCAGGACTTCACCTTCCCCATCGAGTCCTCGCAAAAACCGATGTTCAAGTGGCTGGGCACACCCGAGGGGGACAAACACCACGGCATTTACGACGGCGGGCACGTGTTCCCCTTCGCCCGCATCATCAAAGACACGCTGGACTGGCTGGACAAATACCTGGGCGTACCGAAGTAA
- a CDS encoding serine/threonine protein kinase yields MIGTTIGHFQILGELGKGGMGVVYKAEDTDLHRFVALKFLPDESFADRQAVARFRREAIAASALNHPNICTIHEIGEHDGRPFIAMELLEGTTLRHRIGTKALPLDEIIAFGSQIAEALDAAHSQGIVHRDVKPANIFITKRGHAKILDFGIAKVTQEATPSTATTVAVEDLGALTGTGAAIGTIAYMSPEQALGQGVDARSDIFSFGAVLYEMATGVQPFRGTTVAATFNEILHAHPAAAVRINPHVPADLERIITKALEKDRALRYQHASEIAADLQRLKRDTEPTHQTIPGSKDPGLRATSVAQPSAAVRRRSFGVIAAVLLAVAAGGAWWVYDQWPVRQARARLPELQTMIEAERFEEAFRLQHDMERALAGDAAFEKVRAGLLFPVTIRTSPDNAEVLSGATTSRMASGCGWAPRRLTGAAPRLLPLPHRQGRVRSV; encoded by the coding sequence GTGATTGGAACAACGATCGGTCACTTCCAGATCCTCGGCGAGCTGGGCAAAGGCGGAATGGGTGTGGTCTACAAGGCCGAGGACACCGACCTGCATCGCTTCGTCGCGCTGAAATTCCTGCCCGATGAAAGTTTTGCGGATCGGCAGGCTGTGGCGCGATTCCGGCGCGAGGCGATTGCCGCCTCCGCGCTCAATCACCCGAACATCTGCACGATTCACGAAATTGGCGAGCACGACGGGCGGCCGTTCATCGCGATGGAACTGCTTGAAGGCACGACGCTCAGGCATCGCATCGGGACAAAAGCGTTGCCGCTCGACGAAATCATTGCCTTCGGCAGCCAGATCGCCGAAGCGCTGGATGCCGCCCACTCGCAGGGCATCGTGCACCGCGATGTCAAACCCGCGAACATCTTCATTACCAAACGCGGGCACGCGAAGATCCTGGACTTCGGAATCGCCAAGGTCACGCAGGAGGCCACGCCATCCACGGCCACCACGGTCGCCGTCGAGGACCTGGGCGCGCTGACGGGCACGGGTGCCGCCATCGGCACCATCGCCTACATGTCGCCGGAGCAGGCACTGGGCCAGGGCGTCGATGCGCGTTCCGATATCTTTTCGTTCGGCGCCGTGCTCTACGAGATGGCGACCGGCGTGCAGCCATTCAGAGGCACCACGGTGGCCGCGACGTTCAACGAGATCCTGCACGCGCATCCGGCCGCGGCGGTTCGAATCAATCCACACGTCCCCGCGGATCTCGAGCGCATCATCACCAAGGCGCTCGAAAAAGACCGCGCGCTCCGGTATCAGCATGCCTCGGAGATCGCCGCCGACCTGCAGCGGCTCAAGCGCGACACCGAGCCGACGCACCAGACGATCCCCGGGTCTAAAGACCCGGGGCTCCGTGCAACCTCCGTGGCTCAACCATCTGCCGCCGTTCGACGACGGTCGTTCGGGGTGATCGCCGCGGTGCTGCTGGCCGTTGCCGCAGGCGGCGCCTGGTGGGTGTACGACCAGTGGCCGGTGCGCCAGGCTCGAGCGCGGCTGCCCGAGCTGCAAACGATGATCGAAGCTGAGCGCTTTGAAGAGGCCTTTCGGCTGCAACACGACATGGAGCGCGCTCTCGCAGGCGATGCTGCATTCGAGAAGGTGCGCGCGGGTTTGCTGTTTCCTGTCACCATCCGCACATCGCCCGACAACGCGGAAGTTTTGTCAGGGGCTACAACGAGCCGAATGGCGAGTGGCTGCGGCTGGGCACCACGCCGATTGACGGGCGCGGCCCCTCGGCTACTTCCGCTACCGCATCGTCAAGGCCGGGTTCGTTCCGTTTGA
- the trxA gene encoding thioredoxin has translation MGLRSDSRGVIVSCPSCQQANRLAYDRLGLTTRCGRCQTDLQAPGVPVDVSSSADFDAVVRGSRLPVLVDFWAEWCGPCRMVAPEIAKVAATHAGEWLVIKVDTEAVQDLAARLQIQSIPTMAVFHSGLVAGRKSGALPADQIAAFVRQSLLRP, from the coding sequence ATGGGCCTTCGGTCCGACTCCCGCGGCGTCATCGTCTCGTGTCCTTCGTGCCAGCAGGCCAATCGGCTGGCCTACGACCGGCTTGGCCTGACCACCCGGTGCGGCCGATGCCAAACCGACCTTCAGGCGCCAGGCGTTCCCGTGGACGTGAGTAGCAGCGCAGACTTTGATGCCGTGGTACGTGGGTCGCGCCTGCCCGTGCTCGTGGACTTCTGGGCCGAGTGGTGCGGTCCTTGCCGCATGGTGGCGCCGGAAATTGCGAAAGTCGCCGCTACCCACGCAGGTGAGTGGCTGGTGATCAAGGTCGATACAGAGGCGGTTCAGGACCTCGCGGCGCGTCTTCAGATTCAGTCCATCCCGACGATGGCGGTGTTCCATTCGGGCCTGGTCGCCGGCCGGAAGTCCGGCGCACTTCCGGCCGACCAGATCGCAGCGTTCGTCCGGCAATCGCTGCTACGGCCGTAA
- a CDS encoding ATP-dependent RNA helicase produces MRITPTLPIDDHLHRVHEALASHRAAVVVAAPGAGKTTRVPPALVGDGAVLVLQPRRVAARSIARRIAEERGWTVGREIGWHVRFDRRVSDETRLTIATEGVLTAMLHQDPLLSGVRTVVLDEFHERSIHADLGLALVKQAWLARDDLRIVVMSATIDPSRVSAFLNGCPVIDVPGRQFPLEISYHPGVAVADAARQLAASTRGAVLCFLPGAREIQDAARALAGGAWPVFPLHGGLDADEQDRALAPTGGPRIVLATNLAETTVTVPDVTAVVDTGFQKVARYDASRAVDSLLLERITQDSADQRAGRAGRAQAGVVYRLWDARDRLRPHREPEILRVDLAGPLLDVVAWGGDAVSFEWFEAPPRWASDAALALLRRLGAVDRDGRLTPDGRAMRRLPLHPRLARLLLAARRTARAARVCACLSDGTRLRVAAAGETRDSDLDVFGDANELPLHLRQVAQQLTDPHAGDLSDEDLRRAVLAAYPDRVAQRRGAGQDAFLLASGTGAILARESGVRHAEFVVAVDVSGATRPGGEPLIRLASAVEPEWLTPTHSEVTHKFVEATGTVRATKLDRYDALVLRERPVAADPEVASRVLLEAYQRRGPNDADQRLLRRLQFSGIEIDPVELAASACAGVTRLDAVRLDAHLPGHVRAEIARLAPDVLRVPSGREHAIVYREDGQIEVAVKLQEVFGLAETPRFGPKLVPITFVLLAPNQRPVQITRDLRSFWTRGYPEVRKELRGRYPKHPWPDDPWTATPTHRARRLRP; encoded by the coding sequence GTGCGGATCACGCCCACCCTGCCGATTGATGATCATCTGCACCGCGTGCATGAGGCACTCGCCTCGCACCGTGCGGCGGTCGTCGTGGCCGCGCCAGGAGCGGGCAAGACGACACGAGTGCCTCCAGCTCTGGTCGGCGACGGGGCCGTGCTGGTGCTGCAGCCAAGACGAGTGGCGGCGCGCTCCATCGCCCGCCGCATCGCGGAAGAGCGAGGCTGGACGGTTGGCCGCGAGATCGGGTGGCACGTGCGGTTCGACCGGCGAGTGTCGGACGAGACGCGGCTGACCATCGCCACCGAGGGCGTGCTGACCGCGATGTTGCATCAGGACCCGCTGCTCTCCGGTGTTCGCACCGTGGTGCTGGATGAGTTTCACGAACGCAGCATCCACGCGGATCTCGGGCTGGCCCTGGTCAAGCAGGCCTGGCTTGCCCGCGACGACCTCCGCATCGTTGTCATGTCGGCGACGATCGATCCATCGCGCGTGTCGGCATTTCTCAACGGATGTCCGGTGATCGACGTGCCGGGCCGCCAGTTTCCGCTGGAGATCTCGTATCACCCGGGTGTCGCGGTCGCTGATGCTGCGCGGCAACTGGCCGCATCCACTCGCGGCGCGGTGTTATGTTTCCTGCCGGGCGCACGCGAGATTCAGGACGCAGCACGCGCACTGGCTGGTGGCGCGTGGCCGGTGTTCCCACTGCACGGTGGCCTGGATGCGGATGAACAGGACCGGGCGCTGGCCCCCACCGGCGGTCCGCGCATCGTGCTCGCCACCAACCTGGCTGAAACCACCGTCACCGTGCCAGACGTGACGGCGGTGGTGGATACCGGCTTCCAGAAGGTCGCCAGGTACGATGCCAGTCGAGCCGTGGACTCGCTCCTGCTCGAGCGCATCACCCAGGACTCTGCGGATCAGCGCGCCGGTCGCGCCGGGCGCGCACAGGCCGGCGTCGTGTATCGCCTGTGGGACGCGCGCGACCGGCTGCGGCCCCATCGCGAGCCGGAGATCCTGCGAGTGGATCTTGCCGGGCCGTTGCTCGATGTTGTGGCATGGGGTGGCGATGCCGTTTCGTTTGAGTGGTTTGAGGCGCCGCCCCGCTGGGCGAGTGATGCGGCGCTCGCGCTCTTGCGCAGGCTCGGCGCGGTGGATCGAGACGGACGGCTCACGCCCGACGGACGGGCCATGCGCCGACTGCCACTGCATCCGAGGCTGGCTCGACTGCTGCTGGCGGCGCGACGAACAGCGCGGGCAGCGCGGGTGTGTGCGTGTCTCTCCGACGGCACCCGCTTGCGCGTGGCCGCAGCGGGAGAGACACGCGATTCGGATCTCGATGTCTTCGGCGACGCGAACGAACTGCCGCTTCACCTTCGGCAGGTTGCACAACAACTGACGGACCCGCACGCTGGCGATCTGAGCGACGAGGATCTGAGGCGCGCCGTCCTGGCGGCGTATCCCGACCGGGTCGCACAGCGTCGCGGGGCCGGGCAGGACGCGTTCCTCCTCGCATCGGGCACCGGCGCCATTCTGGCGCGCGAGAGCGGAGTGCGGCACGCAGAGTTCGTGGTCGCGGTTGACGTCTCTGGCGCCACACGTCCCGGCGGGGAGCCGCTCATTCGTCTGGCCAGTGCCGTTGAGCCGGAGTGGCTCACGCCCACGCACAGCGAGGTCACGCACAAGTTCGTCGAAGCCACCGGCACCGTGCGTGCGACAAAACTCGATCGCTACGATGCGTTGGTCCTGCGCGAACGGCCGGTAGCGGCCGACCCGGAGGTGGCGTCCCGCGTGCTGCTTGAGGCTTACCAGCGGCGGGGGCCGAATGACGCCGATCAACGTCTGTTACGCCGCCTGCAATTCTCGGGCATCGAGATCGATCCAGTCGAACTGGCCGCTTCCGCCTGTGCCGGCGTGACGCGGCTGGATGCTGTGCGCCTTGATGCGCACCTTCCCGGCCACGTGCGTGCCGAAATCGCCAGACTCGCGCCCGACGTGCTGCGTGTCCCCAGCGGCCGCGAACACGCGATCGTGTACCGAGAGGATGGCCAGATCGAAGTAGCGGTGAAGCTGCAGGAAGTCTTCGGGCTGGCTGAGACACCCCGGTTCGGACCGAAGCTCGTGCCCATCACGTTTGTGCTGCTCGCCCCCAACCAGCGGCCCGTGCAGATCACGCGTGACCTCAGGAGCTTCTGGACACGCGGCTATCCGGAGGTGCGCAAGGAACTGCGCGGCCGGTATCCGAAACACCCGTGGCCCGATGATCCGTGGACAGCCACGCCGACGCATCGCGCCCGGCGATTACGGCCGTAG
- a CDS encoding response regulator transcription factor → MRVVIADDSVLLRAGLERLLVDSGWQVAASVGDAPALMAAVREHHADVAIVDVRMPPGFSDEGLRAAVELRRVAPEMGVLVLSQYVEEPAAQELLSLGARGVGYLLKDRVADVSEFIDAVSRVARGGTALDPEVVAQVMARRRREDPLAPLTPRERDVLACMAEGRSNAAIASRLAVGEGAVEKHVSHIFSKLGLEPDDSDHRRVLAVLAFLKG, encoded by the coding sequence GTGCGGGTAGTGATTGCCGATGACTCGGTGCTGTTACGTGCCGGTCTCGAACGTCTGCTGGTGGACTCCGGTTGGCAGGTAGCGGCGTCAGTTGGCGACGCGCCCGCCCTGATGGCCGCCGTGCGCGAACATCACGCTGACGTGGCGATTGTAGACGTGCGAATGCCGCCAGGGTTTTCGGATGAAGGCCTGCGCGCGGCCGTGGAACTGCGGCGTGTGGCGCCAGAGATGGGTGTGCTGGTGCTGTCGCAGTATGTGGAAGAACCTGCGGCTCAGGAGTTGCTCTCACTCGGGGCGCGCGGCGTGGGCTACCTCCTGAAAGACCGCGTGGCCGATGTGTCGGAGTTCATCGACGCCGTCAGCCGCGTGGCACGCGGCGGCACGGCCCTCGACCCCGAAGTGGTGGCGCAGGTCATGGCGCGGCGTCGTCGTGAGGATCCGCTGGCGCCGCTCACGCCCCGGGAGCGCGACGTGCTGGCCTGCATGGCGGAAGGCCGCAGCAACGCGGCTATCGCCTCGAGGCTGGCGGTGGGCGAAGGCGCCGTGGAAAAACACGTGAGCCACATTTTCTCGAAACTCGGACTGGAGCCCGACGACTCGGACCACCGGCGCGTACTCGCCGTACTCGCGTTCCTCAAAGGTTAA
- a CDS encoding sensor domain-containing protein → MTSSSSSAANAGWASSTWFALMHMLVNLPLGIFYFVLVITGLSVGLGLLVTLLGIPILIGTGWLVRTLGSLERARMNNFLGTNLRDPYRPTAAESGWLARLAAIGKDPATWRDFLYLMLRLPIGIVTFTITVATWAVAISLLCSPFAYWVGVFQVNFGSWRVDGPGAMVLATVVGAVLTMLAVGITKGLATLEAVLAGALLDASPEELQRRVTDLASSRSRSMSAADQDRRRLERDLHDGAQQRLVSLAMTLGLAQQKLATDPEQGARLVSEAHEEAKRALQDLRDLARGLHPAILTDHGLEAALPALAARCPIPTRVDIAVSPRPIPAVESAAYFVVAEALTNVARYSQATNVLVTARREANQLTIEVRDDGIGGARVTPGGGLAGLTDRVEALDGRLTVSSPGGGPTVVHVEVPCG, encoded by the coding sequence ATGACTTCCTCCTCTTCGTCCGCCGCCAACGCTGGTTGGGCGTCGTCCACCTGGTTCGCCCTCATGCACATGCTGGTGAACTTGCCACTGGGCATTTTCTATTTTGTGCTCGTGATCACTGGATTGTCGGTGGGACTCGGCCTGCTCGTGACCCTCCTGGGCATCCCGATCCTGATCGGCACGGGCTGGTTGGTGCGAACGCTGGGTAGCCTCGAACGCGCGCGCATGAACAACTTCCTTGGCACGAACCTTCGCGACCCATATCGTCCGACCGCGGCGGAGTCGGGCTGGCTGGCCCGGCTGGCCGCGATTGGCAAAGACCCGGCGACGTGGCGCGACTTCCTGTATCTGATGCTGCGCCTGCCGATCGGCATCGTCACGTTCACGATCACTGTCGCGACCTGGGCTGTCGCGATCAGCCTGCTCTGTTCGCCATTCGCCTACTGGGTCGGCGTGTTCCAGGTGAATTTCGGGTCTTGGAGGGTTGATGGCCCCGGCGCGATGGTGCTGGCCACGGTTGTGGGTGCCGTGCTGACGATGCTGGCCGTTGGAATTACGAAGGGGCTGGCGACGCTGGAAGCCGTCCTTGCGGGTGCGCTGCTTGACGCGTCTCCCGAGGAATTGCAGCGCCGCGTCACGGACCTGGCCAGCAGCCGGAGCCGTTCAATGAGTGCTGCCGACCAGGATAGGCGGCGGCTGGAGCGCGACCTTCATGATGGCGCGCAGCAGCGACTGGTCTCGCTCGCGATGACCCTGGGGCTCGCCCAGCAGAAACTCGCGACCGACCCCGAGCAGGGTGCGCGACTGGTGTCCGAGGCGCACGAAGAGGCGAAGCGCGCGTTGCAGGATCTGCGGGACCTGGCGCGCGGCCTGCATCCCGCGATCCTGACCGATCACGGCCTGGAGGCTGCCTTGCCGGCGCTGGCAGCCCGGTGCCCCATTCCCACGCGCGTGGACATCGCCGTGTCTCCACGACCGATACCTGCCGTGGAATCAGCGGCGTATTTTGTGGTGGCAGAGGCACTGACGAACGTCGCGCGATATTCTCAGGCGACGAATGTGCTGGTGACGGCGCGGCGCGAGGCCAATCAACTGACGATCGAGGTGCGCGATGACGGCATCGGTGGCGCCCGCGTGACTCCTGGCGGAGGGTTGGCAGGACTGACCGATCGCGTCGAAGCGCTCGACGGACGTCTGACTGTCTCAAGCCCCGGCGGCGGTCCGACGGTCGTTCATGTGGAGGTGCCGTGCGGGTAG
- a CDS encoding class I SAM-dependent methyltransferase, whose translation MSVVSHLAVAPDDYDKRIRTLIPLYDELIPEVAGALAHAGRPIRHIVDLGVGTGALAQACLKAVPAARVWGIDADGAMMQVARRRLGRRMARVTLVEGSFIDVALPACDAIVASYALHHIRTLRQKQAFYRRCHAALRPGGVLINGDCTPASTPQGFARDLDVWFTHLARTFGSRPGAKRVYESWADEDVYVPLATELKLLQRAGFDTDVPWRKSPFAVIVATK comes from the coding sequence GTGTCCGTTGTTTCACACCTTGCCGTCGCACCTGACGATTACGACAAGCGCATTCGGACACTGATCCCGCTCTACGACGAGCTGATCCCCGAAGTCGCTGGTGCGCTGGCGCATGCGGGTCGGCCCATCCGTCACATCGTCGATCTCGGTGTCGGGACGGGCGCGCTGGCGCAGGCGTGCTTGAAGGCAGTGCCGGCGGCGCGTGTCTGGGGTATCGACGCGGACGGCGCCATGATGCAGGTGGCTCGCAGGCGGCTCGGCCGGCGCATGGCACGGGTCACGTTGGTCGAGGGGAGTTTCATCGACGTGGCGTTGCCGGCCTGCGACGCCATCGTCGCCAGCTACGCGCTGCATCACATTCGCACTCTTCGACAGAAGCAGGCCTTCTATCGGCGCTGCCATGCGGCGCTGCGGCCAGGCGGCGTGCTGATCAACGGTGATTGCACGCCGGCGTCCACGCCACAGGGCTTTGCGCGGGATCTGGATGTCTGGTTCACGCACCTCGCCAGGACGTTCGGCAGCCGCCCAGGCGCCAAGCGCGTCTACGAGTCGTGGGCCGACGAAGACGTCTATGTGCCGCTGGCCACTGAGCTGAAGTTACTCCAGCGCGCGGGTTTCGACACCGACGTGCCGTGGAGGAAGTCGCCGTTCGCGGTGATCGTGGCGACCAAGTGA
- a CDS encoding IS30 family transposase, which yields MGRHPAAPRRRATRTLTAAEREEISRGVAAHDSFAAIGRRLHRPTSTISREVQRHGGRTRYRAATADHAAWRRARRPKPCRLAQQPRLRRRVAAALARDWSPQQIAAWLRRRYRDNPEMQVSHETIYRSLFVQARGVLKRTLVQHLRRAGKLRRPRRRPALTHSRIADLVSIRERPAEATDRAVPGHWEGDLLRGAHHSHIATLVERHSRFVMLVRTPQIDAPSVARALARHIRQLPPQLRRSLTWDRGSEMAAHRQFTLATNVQVYFCDPQSPWQRGSNENTNGLLRQYFPEGTDLRAFSQAKLNRIADRLNTRPRKTLDYETPADRLAAAVAITA from the coding sequence ATGGGGCGGCATCCCGCCGCGCCCCGGCGTCGCGCCACGCGGACGCTGACGGCGGCCGAGCGCGAGGAGATTTCTCGTGGGGTGGCCGCCCACGACAGCTTCGCGGCCATCGGCCGACGGCTGCACCGGCCGACGTCGACCATCAGCCGCGAAGTGCAGCGGCATGGCGGCCGCACGCGGTATCGCGCGGCCACGGCCGACCACGCGGCGTGGCGGCGCGCCCGGCGACCGAAACCCTGTCGGTTGGCGCAGCAGCCGCGGTTGCGCAGGCGGGTCGCGGCCGCGCTCGCGCGGGACTGGTCGCCGCAGCAGATTGCCGCGTGGTTGCGGCGCCGCTACCGCGATAATCCCGAAATGCAGGTCTCGCACGAGACGATTTATCGCAGTCTGTTTGTCCAGGCCCGCGGCGTCCTGAAGCGTACCCTCGTGCAGCATCTCCGGCGCGCGGGCAAGTTACGACGCCCGCGGCGCCGGCCCGCCCTGACGCACTCGCGCATTGCGGATCTGGTCTCCATTCGCGAGCGGCCGGCCGAGGCGACCGATCGCGCCGTCCCGGGGCATTGGGAAGGCGATCTGCTCCGAGGAGCGCACCATTCCCACATCGCCACGCTGGTCGAACGCCACTCGCGGTTCGTGATGCTGGTGCGCACGCCGCAGATCGATGCGCCCAGCGTCGCGCGCGCCCTCGCGCGTCACATTCGCCAGCTCCCGCCTCAGCTGCGACGCTCGCTCACCTGGGATCGGGGGTCGGAGATGGCGGCCCATCGGCAATTCACGCTGGCGACTAACGTCCAGGTGTACTTTTGCGATCCGCAGAGCCCCTGGCAGCGCGGATCCAACGAAAACACCAATGGGCTGCTCCGGCAGTACTTCCCCGAGGGCACGGACCTGCGCGCCTTCAGCCAAGCGAAACTCAACCGGATTGCGGATCGGCTCAATACGCGTCCGCGCAAAACGCTCGATTATGAAACGCCTGCGGATAGACTAGCGGCGGCCGTTGCAATCACCGCTTGA
- a CDS encoding cupin domain-containing protein: MQCKVEANVQNVTFYRWNDMEKEKVTDLLDRRLITGDRMMLAHVYLKKGCVVPRHQHENEQLTYVLDGALHFWIGEDGSQEITIRAGEVLHIPSNVWHKAEALEDTLDVDVFSPPRADWLAKTDDYLRK; this comes from the coding sequence ATGCAATGCAAGGTGGAGGCCAATGTGCAGAATGTGACGTTTTACCGCTGGAATGACATGGAAAAGGAAAAAGTCACCGATTTACTCGATCGGCGGCTGATTACGGGCGACAGGATGATGCTGGCCCATGTGTACCTGAAGAAGGGCTGCGTGGTGCCCCGACATCAGCATGAGAACGAGCAATTGACCTACGTGCTGGATGGCGCCCTCCATTTCTGGATCGGCGAAGACGGGTCGCAGGAGATCACCATCCGGGCCGGGGAAGTGCTGCACATCCCATCCAACGTCTGGCACAAAGCCGAGGCGCTCGAAGACACATTGGACGTGGATGTGTTCAGTCCCCCGCGTGCCGACTGGCTCGCCAAGACTGACGACTACCTGCGAAAGTAG
- a CDS encoding SDR family oxidoreductase, protein MDLGLRDRVAIVAAGSKGLGRAIATTLAAEGARVVICARGAEPLEHTCRAITASGGRCHGVVADVSVPADIAHVVTEAERVFGPAEVLVTNTGGPKSGRFETLTPDDWDAATRQLLHSAVGFARAVLPGMRARRWGRIINVTSIAAKQPVDGLMLSNSLRAGVVAFARTLANEVAAEGITVNNLLPGYTRTERVVDLSAQMAAAGGTTPEDIVKRWEADIPMKRLGEPAEFAAMAAFLASEQASYVTGQSIAVDGGWIRGLF, encoded by the coding sequence ATGGACCTGGGGCTTCGCGACCGGGTGGCGATAGTGGCGGCCGGCAGCAAAGGGCTGGGCCGCGCCATCGCCACGACGCTGGCGGCAGAAGGCGCGCGTGTCGTGATCTGCGCGCGCGGGGCGGAGCCGCTCGAGCACACATGCCGCGCCATCACCGCATCGGGCGGCCGCTGTCACGGTGTGGTCGCCGATGTGTCGGTGCCGGCAGACATCGCGCACGTGGTGACGGAGGCGGAGCGGGTCTTCGGGCCGGCGGAAGTTCTCGTCACCAATACCGGGGGCCCGAAATCCGGTCGCTTCGAGACGCTGACGCCCGACGACTGGGACGCCGCCACACGCCAGTTGCTGCACAGTGCCGTCGGCTTTGCGCGCGCCGTGTTGCCCGGCATGCGGGCTCGGCGGTGGGGGCGCATCATCAACGTCACGTCCATCGCGGCCAAACAGCCCGTGGACGGTCTCATGTTGTCCAACAGCCTCCGGGCCGGTGTGGTGGCGTTTGCCCGCACGCTCGCCAATGAGGTGGCCGCAGAGGGCATCACCGTCAACAACCTGCTGCCCGGCTACACCCGCACGGAGCGCGTGGTGGACCTCTCAGCCCAGATGGCGGCCGCCGGCGGCACCACACCCGAAGACATCGTCAAACGGTGGGAGGCCGACATTCCCATGAAGCGGCTGGGCGAGCCCGCGGAATTCGCCGCCATGGCGGCATTTCTGGCCTCCGAACAGGCAAGCTACGTGACGGGCCAGTCGATCGCCGTGGACGGCGGTTGGATTCGCGGCCTGTTCTGA